In the Limanda limanda chromosome 1, fLimLim1.1, whole genome shotgun sequence genome, one interval contains:
- the LOC133006899 gene encoding U6 snRNA-associated Sm-like protein LSm8, translating to MSTALESYINRTVAIVTSDGRMIVGTLKGFDQTINLILDESHERVFSSSQGVEQVVLGLYIVRGDNVAVIGEIDEEHDSTLDLGNIRAEPLNSVAH from the exons ATGTCCACCGCCCTGGAGAGCTACATCAACC GCACCGTGGCCATCGTCACCTCCGACGGGAGAATGATTGTG ggaacCCTGAAGGGCTTCGATCAGACCATCAACCTGATCCTGGATGAGAGTCACGAGCGGGTGTTTAGCTCCAGTCAGGGTGTGGAGCAGGTGGTGCTGGGACTTTACATCGTCCGAGGAGACAACGT AGCTGTGATCGGAGAAATCGATGAAGAGCACGACTCCACTCTGGATTTAGGAAACATCAGAGCTGAGCCGCTCAACTCAGTGGCCCACTGA